aaacctgaCTTTTAATGTACATAAACAGGACTACTTTAACTCAGAAAATCATTTATCAGGTAGTAAATGCTTTCCTAGGAATCAGCAATATTTGGTGCTATTATTACTTCCTGAGAAAGGTGCTAGTTAAGCAGCTACAATAATTTTCAGAGCTCTTACAGaaaccatctttttaaaaataatctgtaacCAGAGAATGAATTTAAGTGCCCAAGATCTTGATCAGCAACCTCTAATAACTTGAAGGCacaatttcagaaaagaaaaaggcccaGGAGCCTTTGTAgctaatttcattcattcaaataacctcctcttttttttcagaGCCCCCTAAGTTCTCAGTAGATCCAAGTTAGGTCAGTACTGGGAGGGGAAACACTGGAGCAAAACCTAGGATATttacaggatgggagaaggaaAGGCAGGTGAATTGCTGCAGGGCAAATAAGCGACAAATAGATGTTGATGCTGCTAGGAGctgctctcttctctctaaaTCAGTACCAAGTCCTTGGTGATCAGGGCATCTGTTCTGTAGCAGGTGCTGACTTTTGTGGGATTCATCAGATCCCAGTTCCAGCTGATGATGTCCATTAAAGGTTCTATGGCAATTTCCAAAGGAGTCAATTTCAAGTTACGTATCCTGACTAAGTGCTTTTGTTGACTTGCTTTCTGCCTGCGTGACCCTCTCTCTGCAGTTCCACTCGTGCTGTTCTTCATGGCCCTTCCTAAGCTTCTGTGTTCTTGAGCAGTTTTTCAACCCACTTCCTCCCCCCAGGCCCACAGGTGGGTGCACTGCAGTGGTGGATGAAGTGATTGCCATATACTGAACAGAACAGAGGAGCATATCTTCCTAGAATCCCAgcacctggaaaaaaaatagatcatcaAAATCACCACAACCGAATAGGGCAAACAAAAGAAGACGGGAGAACAggggagaaatagaaatacatacCAGGCTAATCATCAGGCAAAAGCTTAAGCAACAGCTCCTGTACTCCCCTGAcctgtcagaaaaagaaaagtttatagaGTACTCTGTTGTAAGAGCCCCGATACAATGGAAAATGATTAAGCAACACGGGTACCATTAAATGATGCTGGATCTGCCACAAGCGAGAGTTGTTATCCATGTAGCGCTCCTCAGGGTAGAGTTGCCACATGAGAGGTAGCTGGGAGGTAAGAAGGTGACTTGGCCTAGCTGCGTCACCTAAGGGAACCTGAACTTGCTGGACTCGTGCCCTTAGGAAACTCGTCTCCTGATGGGAAAAAACgatcaaaaataaaagcagagatttCAGGCTTCTGAGACTGGTTAGAAACCAAGTTGCTTGAaagcaaaatcaataaaatacaaaagagaagCCAAATGTAAACAGTTACCTCTTCCACGACGGCCACCCACGTGCGCTGGTATTCGTCGCGGTAGATACCCTCTTGGTGAACCCAGAGGCGGTCGGGTGGAGCCCCCACATCCTCTCCTGCCATCCTGGGCTTTGGGTTCCAATTCTAGCCCTGCTTTTCTCCACCTAAGCCTGCAGCACCCGCGCACAGGACACAGGTGTGACTTTTTGGGTTTGAATGAACTCATCCATTGAGCAAGGTGACCTGGTACTAGCAATCACCAACCAGAACCAAAACTCGTATCGCATCCGTCCACTTGCACGGCCTAAATAGAGCCAGGGCCATCTGAAGCTCCCCGCAAGACCCTGAAGCGACACTCGGCAGAGGCTTAGGTCAAGCTAACGGTTGACTGTGAAGCGCTCAGCTCCTCAGCACAGCGGGAAGTTCTGTGGACCTGCAGGCCTAGCACCTCGGGAAGCTGGGCGGGGGTCACAGTCTTTGCATTCACAAAGCAGCATCGGACAAAGGGTAGTTAGCACCAGAGGACGCTCAGGAGTGTGCCTGAGGGCACGTATTTGGGCAGGAAAGCAGTGTAACAAAGGACACGTGAGCCAGATTCCCCAGGCGAAAGCCCCTTCCAAGCAGTCCCATTGTAAAGGCTCGTGAAGGCTGAATCCTATGCAGCGCTTTCCGAATTAAAAGTCTCAAGGACAAACGGCCTATTTAGCAGTTTACTTAGAAAGGTCACTTCTAGCACTTGGGCTGTTCGTGTTAAGGAACATATTCAAGGTAGCTTCATGGAATTTTGAAGCTCCAAAAGACTTTGGGGGTCACGGTGGTTTGGAGCTGAGAGCAAGTGATCCTTATCCATCTAGGTCCTGGTTTCATGTTAATAACGCCTCAGGATGTCTCAGGAGCCCGTTTTCCCACAGAGGTGTGTATGCATTTAAATCCTGATTTCCCAAGTCAGAAAGCCAGAAAAAGCCCTCTGCCATTGGAGAGGCGGGAAGGAAGCAAGCCTCCTGGGCAAACTCCTTCCAGAGCGCGGCTCTAACCCCGTGAGGCTTCTCTGCCTAGCTTGGGATCTCATTTCAGGGCCTCAGCAGCACTCGACCTGCCTTCTGGAGGAGTGTGTTGCTTGTACCTGGCCCCCAGCATCACGGCATGGTTTCACTGCATTTCTACCTTTGCCAGGGCACATACAGCACATACAGCATTTGCCCCACAAAACAAAGGCATCCTATTCTCATCAGGTGGCCTTTCGGTAGGAGAGGAACTGTACCCCATCTCGGGACATTGTTAAACCACTAAATTGAGATTGTCAAGAGCACAGGAGATGCCCTCTTTTCAAGGACAATACTCTGAGTCTGATTTCCCCCCCCCCTTGACACTGTGAGTTCGCCCTCGCTGAAAGTAGAAGGCATCTTTTATAGACTTAAGAAATGGTCTGATTTCAGTGGATGATGTAAGAGCATCATAGTTGCTTCACCCATTGTACTCTGAATGCAGTGGACTCTGAGCCCATCGTAAGCTTCCATCTTACAGGGTTCTCTTATTTCAAACTCACCTAGCCAGGAAGGAACCCCTTCTCCTGCACCAAATCCCAGTTTCTCTCAGTGGCAAGAGCACCTCTCCTGATCCTGCAGACTCAAAACTTACAAGTGATCTTGGACTTTCTCCCCTCCTTTACTTGCTACATCCTATCTGCCACCAATTCCAGCAAGCATCACTGCCACCGTATTTGTCCTAAAAACTAGGCTCATTTCTGGTTCCAAATCCTTGCTCTTGCTTTCTACTTGCCTCAAATGCCTCCCCAGGCCATTCTGTCTATCTCAGAACCATTATGGCACAATGCGGGTGCCTGCCTTCTTGATGAACACTTCCTGCCTCCTGGGACCACTGCAGCATTTATGTCTGAGCGTAAGCTCATATTTTGGCCTCTACGAATTGCCTTGCAGATCTGCTCTGCTTATTTCACAAGCCTTGTGTGCCTCcccaaatactgtattataagcTCTTCGATAACAGGAATGATACAGTCCTGGGCACCCTAAGTCTCAATACTAGTCAGTGTTCCTGTGAGTGGATATGTTTACTGAGAGTGGAAGCAGCTAAAGACCACCTATACATGGGTTGAGGTTGATTCCTTAGGGATAtcatataactatatattttttcaaggccatttctttccatttagcAGATAACAATCGTTCTGCGTCTCCTTTTCCGCAGGGCTTTGGAAAGGAGAgatacaaacaaaaaccaagcaaaTATCAATGTCGAGATAAAACATATTAAAGTCTGGATGTCGAGCACAAAAGAAATAAGTatggccatttaaaaaaacagaaaccaaggGTTAAGAGTTTCAGTACCATGTCACGTTCACAGACAGGTCCATTCATAGATAGACAACTAAGATATTGACATTCAAAGGTGTTTagggggcgactgggtggctcagtttgttaagtgtctgcctttgggtcaggtcatgatccccgggtcctgggatggagccctagatcggggcttctccctctccctctgtccctctctgcctgcctacttgtactcatgttctctttctctctcaaatcaatcaataaaaatctttcttaagggcagccccaatggcccagtggtttggtgctgccttcggcctggggtatgatcctggagacgcgggattgagtcccatgtcaggttcattgtgcggagcctgcttctccctctgcctgtgtctctgcctctctctttctctctgtgtctgtcatgaataaataaaataaaatctttaaaaaatctttttaaaaaataaatgttttgaatgAGAAGCAAAATTGTACTGGTTACCTTGACATTAAAAGGAAATGATTCCACTGGTATAGAGGGCAAATAAATTGGAGATGATAGTCTGAGTTACTATGAATTACTACAAAGGGACCTATGAGTCACTAGGAAATATTCTCAGAAGAAAGGCAGTGTGACGAGCTGCTGTGACCTAAAGGCCAACATGCTGGGCATCAGTAAGATGAGCCTGGGAACAAACCCCAGCACTTGACCCTGAAGTTCCGCTACCACTCACCGAGAAGCTGACATATGAGGATGTACCAACAATCTCGCTACAAGAGAACAGCAAAGGCTAAGTGAGAAAGATTCAGATGAAGGATCATCAAATCTCAGGTTGTATGAATCGCAAACCGTTTCCCTAAAATGTGATCCTTGGAACACTTGCCCCTAACATTTTCCTtggtcaaataagtttgggaatCTTTCAGTCATAAAGCTCTTATTAGTGTAGTAAAGCTCTGGCAAGTTACACAGTgaagaaagtttattttgtttgacATTTCCCAAAATCATTTGACTGGAGAACATTTTTCTGCACATGAAACTTGTTCACAAAATTCACAACCCCTTGCACTTAGATGAATGTCTTAAATTTCCAAGATCAACTGAGGTACAACATGCGATATAATACACAACATGAACCTGTTCCACTCAACTCTAAGGAGTACTATTGTCTTTGAATGTAAGTGGATTCACAAAGTTCTTATATGGCTTCATTATTCATGAAGACTGTAAATCATATTGTCCTCATGGTGGGGGGGGTCACGTTGATGTCTTGGGTCGAGATCATACTGGCATAAAGTATTTGCTAGTAAAGGCCATCATAAATCATGTTTTAAATGGATGACATGCAACATAGAAAggcttccttaaaaaaatcataatgaactACAATTTCCAGGTGTTTGAACGATTTGTAAACAGTTATCAGTTGAGTACACTTATTTTCTTTGAATCGAAGTGATAATCTGATATAATTACAATGGATGAAATCACTAAGAACACATGCCCTGGAGTCAGTTGGCCTTGTCAGGGTATCAATCCGGAGTCTGGCAGTTACTAGGTTTATGGCTTGGGACAAGTGAACATCTCTACAGTAGTTTTCTGAGGTGTAAAATGAGGTATAAGAACATATTGAGCATAATGGGCACCACTTATTTCGCACTCATATACTTATATTGAGTCTTTTAATATTTACAATCACCTGATTAGATGGAGAGTTTTATAGATCCCACTTAAGGATGAGAGAAGCAAGgaacagagaagttaagtcaGTTGCATGAATCCACAACACAGGCATGAGGTTCTAGACTGTGATTACAAGTGTGACACTTTACACATAAAGGTATATAAATGGTTGGTGGAGGGACTAGCGCAGAGGAAGTCATAAATTTCAATAGTCTTTCTGTGTAGCCCAGTTAACCCTTTAGAACCGTACAATTTGGCTGTGAGCATTATAAAGGAGTCAGAGAATGTTGTGACATTTGAGATTGACTTAtagcaacaacaaagaaaagctgTCTTTCCTGTTGCAGGTGCGTAAAGGCAGTTTATAAAGTCAGAGTACCCCATTGCTAAAGATAAGAGTTGCGTAGCCACTGTTGTCACCTTAAGGCATGGTGTGCTAGCCATGGACAGTAACTAGACGTCAAGTACGAGGTCAAATGGAAAGTTAAGAGGGAATTTCGATTGTCCAATGTAAGTGCATAGTGGAGGTTTTGCCCGTCTTCACCCTCATCAAAGGGAGTCATGGAAAGAGGTGCTATGTGATCCTTAAGCATTAGGGGCAAATGCAAGTTTCTGGCACAGCGTCATAGATAATTCTTGGGGGGGGGCTTGGACTGGGACTGAGTTGGGAGAAAAGAGCAAAGCATCAACACCTGTTCAGTAGCCCCCTGGGAACGTTCCCTTTCCAGTACTGCCTGGTGGGACTAGAAGTCAGAGCCCCCGACGCGGGTCCCGATGGGCTGTGCGGGCGGCACGGCACGTACCTGTCCTGGGTTTCGCACGCTGCCTACCATGCACGTGTCTTTGCTAGCCCTAGGGAGTTGCAAGATCTAAACTGCAACCCGTGGCACGTCTGACATCCCTGAGAACGAAGCTGCTTTTGCACCGACTTCCCCGGCGTCTGAGCGCATCCAGGCCAGGAGAGCCGGGCGCCGTGCACCGTGGGCGCCGGCCGCGGTCCCCGCAGCCCTCGGCGCCGGCCTGCTCTCCCCCGCTCCCGTGCTGCGTGCGGGACACGCGAGTGCGTGCACGCCTGTGTGGCACACCGCAGCGGCCGCGCTCGAGAGTGACACTTTTTCCGATACAGTATAGCACTGTTTCTGGAAGAGGTTACTCACATGAATATAGTGTTTCTTGGGCTAATTAATCCGCCTCAGGAGCAGCGAGGCTCAAACTTCCAGGTCCCCCGCCCTGGGCCACTCCAGGCACGATCGGGACGTGAGCGTGCAACGAGCCCGAGGTCACCCGGACCGAAGTTGCGAGGCGAGGGCCGGCACCCGGAAGTGCTCCGGGGAGACTTGTACGAGGTTCAGGGAGCGGAACTTGGAAACAAAGCGCAATAAAATAAAGCCTGAACTGTCTGAGGAGCGGGTTTCGCAAGCGCGCGCCCCGGGCTCAAGAGGCCGGCGCGCGCCGCGAGGCCGCCTTCAAGGGCTGTCCCCGCGGCGTGTAGGCCGCGCGCGGCTCTCCCCGGCGGGCGCGCAAAATGGGCGCGGGCGCTCGGGAGGCGccggcccggccgcccggccGCCGCTCACAGACCACGTCGGCCCGCGGCCCGCGAgcgccgcctccccgcccgccccgccgcccggcctGACGCCCCGACCGCGGCCGGCTACCGCCCTCCGCCCGACGGCCACGCCTGCCCCGAGCGGCGCGGGCGGCTCCCAGGTGCCGCCgggccggccccgcccgccccgcgccccggccccgccccgcgccccagccccgcctccgcgcgcccgccggccccgccccgccccgcggccccgccccggcccgccggccccgccccgccccgcccgcgcgccccggccccgcccccgcggagcCCGCGCGCCGCCGCAGCCGGTTGGCCAGGCCCGGGCGGGCCGAGGCGGACGCGAGCGGGGTCGGACCAAGATGGCGGGGCAGGTGGTGCAGGCGGTGCAGGCGGTGCACCTCGAGTCGGACGCCTTCCTGGTGTGCCTCAACCACGCGCTGAGCACGGAGAAGGAGGAGGTGATGGGGCTGTGCATCGGGGAGGTGAGTCGCGCGCCCCGCGAGCCCGGCCGGAACCCCGCGGGGCAGGCGCCCGGAACGGCCGCGGCCGGAGCCCGGCGCTGCGGAGGCTGCGGCCGGCCCGCTCGCTGCTCAGGTAGTGAGGGCCCCGCGTCCCCCGCGATCGCGCCGTCCTCCGGGTGGGCCTTCGAGTCCCGCTGGCAGCCGCCGTCCGTCCCCACGGCTGCAGGCATCGCCCCCCGACCGCCGCCGCCTCAGGCGGGAGAGACGCGCGAGGATAATGGGGACGCGGCCGTGTGGGGCGCAGCCGAGCCCGCCGaggcccccggcccccctccaCAGAACCACACACCCCAAGCTTCACCTGGGGCTTAACTCTCCCTCGCGGACACCCCGAACT
The nucleotide sequence above comes from Canis lupus dingo isolate Sandy chromosome X, ASM325472v2, whole genome shotgun sequence. Encoded proteins:
- the MTCP1 gene encoding protein p13 MTCP-1, which produces MAGEDVGAPPDRLWVHQEGIYRDEYQRTWVAVVEEETSFLRARVQQVQVPLGDAARPSHLLTSQLPLMWQLYPEERYMDNNSRLWQIQHHLMVRGVQELLLKLLPDD